One part of the Helicobacter cetorum MIT 99-5656 genome encodes these proteins:
- a CDS encoding 16S rRNA (uracil(1498)-N(3))-methyltransferase: MRFVYHSLAKEPTLKIEGESYTHLYRSRRVKSTSCLELRNLKDKFLYTYKHVEITKKYALLKLVNQQELEIMAHKKAHLILSVIETKSIERILPFLNQLGVSKLSLFYADFSQRNEKIDSVKLERFKKILINSCEQCGRSDLMGLEVFSSTKDMLKAYPKASVLDFNGEKLQTSLNAENGIIIGPEGGFSEQEREQFKERETYRIPLDMVLKSESACVFIASVVQV; encoded by the coding sequence ATGCGTTTTGTTTACCATTCTTTAGCTAAAGAGCCTACTTTAAAAATAGAAGGGGAGAGTTACACGCATTTATATCGTTCAAGGCGTGTGAAAAGCACGAGTTGTTTGGAGTTGAGAAATTTAAAAGATAAATTTTTATACACCTATAAGCATGTAGAAATCACTAAAAAATACGCTCTTTTAAAGTTAGTGAACCAGCAAGAATTAGAGATTATGGCTCATAAAAAGGCTCATTTGATTTTAAGCGTTATTGAAACAAAAAGCATTGAAAGGATTTTACCCTTTCTTAACCAGTTGGGCGTAAGTAAGCTAAGCCTGTTTTATGCTGATTTTAGCCAGCGTAACGAAAAGATAGATAGTGTCAAATTAGAACGATTTAAAAAAATTTTGATTAATTCTTGTGAACAATGTGGGCGTAGCGATTTAATGGGATTAGAAGTGTTTTCAAGCACAAAAGATATGCTAAAAGCTTACCCCAAGGCAAGTGTTTTGGATTTTAATGGTGAAAAATTGCAAACAAGCTTGAATGCTGAAAATGGCATCATCATAGGACCTGAAGGGGGCTTTAGTGAGCAAGAAAGAGAGCAATTTAAAGAGCGTGAAACCTATCGCATTCCACTAGATATGGTCTTGAAATCTGAGAGTGCATGCGTGTTTATAGCAAGCGTGGTGCAGGTTTAG
- the hemH gene encoding ferrochelatase codes for MSLINEKPSSLENNAIKSPKEAVVLLNMGGPNSLYEVEVFLKNMFDDPFILTIKNSFMRKMVGKMIVNSRIEKSKKIYEKLGGKSPLTPITFALTKRLNELDSSRFYTYAMRYTPPYASMVLQDLVTKDIESLVLFSMYPQYSSTTTLSSFNDAFKALKSLEAFRPKVQVVERFYTSTRLNEIILNTILSTLKNQESQDFVLIFSVHGLPKSIIDAGDTYQKECEHHVSLLKDLMQQRNITFKKVLLSYQSKLGPMKWLEPSTQDLIEKHRKSKIIIYPLAFTIDNSETLYELEIQYRLMAKRLAIKEYLVCPCLNDSIEFAKLIIELVKNLKNE; via the coding sequence ATGAGTTTAATAAATGAAAAACCTAGTAGCTTAGAAAATAATGCCATAAAATCCCCTAAAGAAGCGGTTGTTCTTTTGAATATGGGGGGCCCAAACAGCCTTTATGAAGTGGAAGTGTTTCTAAAAAACATGTTTGATGACCCCTTTATCCTTACCATTAAGAATAGCTTCATGCGTAAAATGGTGGGCAAAATGATTGTCAATAGCCGCATAGAAAAATCCAAAAAAATCTATGAAAAATTAGGCGGAAAATCCCCTTTAACCCCCATTACATTCGCCCTTACCAAGCGTTTAAATGAATTAGATTCTTCACGCTTTTATACCTACGCTATGCGTTATACTCCCCCTTATGCGTCTATGGTTTTACAAGACTTAGTTACAAAAGATATAGAAAGTTTAGTGCTATTTTCTATGTATCCACAATACTCTAGCACCACGACTCTATCTAGCTTTAATGACGCTTTTAAGGCTCTCAAATCCTTAGAAGCTTTTCGCCCCAAGGTGCAAGTAGTAGAGCGATTTTACACTAGCACAAGACTCAATGAAATCATTTTAAACACGATTTTAAGCACCCTAAAAAACCAAGAAAGCCAAGACTTTGTGCTAATCTTTTCAGTGCATGGCTTACCCAAAAGCATTATTGATGCTGGAGATACTTATCAAAAAGAATGCGAACACCATGTCAGCTTGCTAAAAGACTTGATGCAACAAAGAAATATCACATTTAAAAAAGTCCTACTCTCTTATCAGTCCAAGCTAGGACCTATGAAATGGCTAGAACCTAGCACTCAGGATTTAATAGAAAAACACCGCAAATCTAAGATTATCATTTATCCTTTAGCATTCACTATTGATAATTCTGAAACGCTCTATGAATTAGAGATACAATACCGCTTAATGGCCAAGCGTTTAGCCATTAAAGAATACTTAGTTTGCCCATGTTTAAACGATTCTATAGAGTTTGCCAAGCTCATCATTGAATTAGTCAAAAATCTCAAAAATGAGTAA
- a CDS encoding SoxW family protein has protein sequence MFLLSCFSKKFLSVFLLILLGLSGCKSNSQDNLDETLLSSGTQSSKELEDERENIDKKSYAGLEDIFRDTKFISPNDKYMLLVFGRNGCSYCEKLKNDIKNVKELHDYIKEHFNAYYINISYSKLHNFKVGTKNDTKEIKMPTEELAQIYGVQSTPTIVLSDKTGKTIYELPGYMPSTQFLAVLEFIGNEEYKKVKNDKDFTKQLKAYIKYKTNLSKNKSN, from the coding sequence ATGTTTTTACTCTCTTGTTTTTCCAAGAAATTCTTAAGCGTTTTTCTGCTTATTTTGTTAGGTTTAAGCGGTTGCAAGTCAAATAGCCAAGATAACTTAGATGAAACCCTTTTAAGCTCAGGAACTCAAAGTTCCAAAGAATTAGAAGATGAACGAGAAAATATAGACAAAAAAAGTTATGCTGGCTTAGAAGATATTTTTAGAGACACCAAGTTTATTAGCCCTAATGATAAATACATGCTGTTAGTTTTTGGGCGTAATGGTTGCTCGTATTGTGAAAAACTTAAGAACGATATTAAAAATGTCAAAGAATTACACGACTATATCAAAGAACATTTTAATGCCTACTACATCAACATCAGCTATTCCAAATTACATAATTTTAAAGTCGGCACTAAGAATGACACAAAAGAAATCAAAATGCCCACAGAAGAATTAGCTCAAATTTATGGCGTTCAATCCACTCCAACCATTGTTTTATCTGATAAAACAGGTAAGACTATCTACGAACTACCCGGCTACATGCCTTCCACACAATTTTTAGCCGTGCTAGAATTTATCGGCAATGAAGAATATAAAAAAGTCAAAAACGATAAGGACTTCACCAAGCAATTAAAAGCTTACATCAAGTATAAAACTAACCTTTCTAAAAACAAGTCCAACTAG